The Mucilaginibacter terrae region ACGGGCGGCAAGCTCTTTACTTACGTACTGCGTACGTTTAACGTAACGGTTGCCATCCAACTGACGCTTAAATTGCAGCACGTCGGTTTCGCGGGCACCTTCGTCAACAAACACGTTCACCACCATATTTTCTTTAATATAGCGCGAAAGGTTGTTGGCATGCACCAGTATCAATCCCAGCATACCTACCATAAGCAGCACCATAGCAATACCAAAAACCGTTGAAATGTAAATGGTTTTGGTTTTTTTGGCGGCCGTACTTGCTTCAAATTCTTCCATATCGTACCTGTTGGGTTGCGAAATTAAAAAATCCGCTTGGTTAAAGGTAAAACTTTATTCATTATTAATGCCATAGGCATTGTATCAGGCATGGGCTTTTAACAAAATTTAACGTTAACGTTTGCCTGCAACCCTCCTCATAAACAAACACCACAACCTGCTGTTACTATAATTACATAAACCAATAACTACCATGATGACCGAGCCAGCCAACGAACACGATAAACCATCACCATCTGACACCCCAACCGACCGCCCTAACGACAACGGCGGCAAAGCCGTAAAAAAGCCAGAAGACGAGGATTATGATGGCAAAGACGCAAATTTAGGCAACGTAGCCCAACAACGCGAAAACAGCGAAGCTCCGGTAAACCCGGTGAAGGAATAGAATCAAGAGTACAGAATCAGGATTACAGATATAAGATGCTGCATAGAAACAGAAGCTGTCTTGATTCCTGATTCTGTACTCTTGATTCTATCGCTTTATCCCCTATCTATCCCTGCCGAGTTAAACTGCAGATCGTACAGTTTGCGGTAATAGCCATCCTCAATGCGCAATAATTCCTGGTGGCTGCCCATCTCTTTGATCTCTCCATGGTCGAGCACAATAATCTTATCGGCCTTTTGGATGGTTGATAAACGGTGTGCAATTACAATGGCTGTTCGGCCGTCCATCAGTTTATCAATGGCGTTTTGTATCAAAATTTCGGTTTCGGTATCAACAGATGAAGTGGCTTCATCCAACACCAATATGGCTGGATTATATACCAGCGCACGTACAAATGAAATTAACTGTGCCTGACCGGCCGATAGTGTTGCGCCGCGTTCCATCACATTATAATCGTACCCGCCGGGCAAACGCTCAATAAACTCATGCGCGCCTACATTGGTAGCGGCTTCAACAATTTGCTCGCGGGTTATTGATGGATTGTTTAAACTGATGTTGTTGGCAATGGTATCCGAAAACAAAAACACATCCTGAATTACAGTGGCAATTTGCGAGCGTAAAAAGTTAAGCTCGTAATCTTTAATATCCACGCCATCTACATGCACACTCCCCTGCCCTATCTCGTAAAAACGGTTCAGGATATTGATGGTTGATGATTTGCCCGCACCTGTGGCACCAACCAAGGCCAATGTTTGGCCGGGTTGTATACTGAAGTTGATATTTTTAAGCACCCAGTTATCATCATTATAGGCAAACCAAACGTTTTTAAAATCAATTTGTCCTTTTAATGCACCTGAGTTTATGGTGCCGTTGTTGGGAGCCACCTCGTCGGTATCTAACACTTTAAAAATACGGTCGGCACCCACCATACCCATTTGCAGGGTATTAAATTTATCGGCCAACTGGCGTATAGGTCTGAATAGCAAGTTCAATAGCGTAATAAAAGCCAGTATTTTACCGGGGGTGATGCCCTGACCTTCGGCGGTAATAGAGGCCATGGTTTGATCGCTCAAAATACGTTTACAGCCATACCAAACCAGCAAACCAATGGAGCATGCCATAAAAATCTCTACCACCGGGAAAAAGATAGAGTAATACCAATTGGAGCGAATATTGGCATCCCTATACTTCTCGTTCACGGCATTAAACTTGCGCATTTCCTGCGCCTCGCGCGAAAAGTATTGTATAATGCTGATGCCCGAAATATGTTCCTGCAAAAAGGTATTGAGCGCGGCTACATGCGTGCGCACATCCTGGAAAGATGACTTGATAGCTTCTTTAAAAACATAGGTTGCCCCTAACAAAAACGGAAGCGGGATGAGGGTGATAAGCGTTAGCTTCCAATCCTGCATCAGCATATAGCCAATGATGGAAACGAGCAAAAGCATGTCACCGGCAATAGAAATTAAGCCCTCTGAAAAAATATCGGCAATGGTTTCCAAATCAGACACGGTACGGGTAATCAACATACCGATGGGTGTACGGTCAAAGTATTTTAACCGCAGGCTCATCACGTGATTAAATACGTGTATACGCAAATCGCGGATTACCGATTGCCCTAAGGCGTTGGTTAAATACGTTTGATAATATTGGGCAACGGTTTGAATACCCAACTGGGTTATCATCAATGCTACAATAAATACTAAACCGTTATAATTACCTGCCAGAATATATTTATCCAACCCAATTTCCATAAGCATGGGCTGAACCAGGGTAATTACCGCCAAAAACACGGTAAGCAAGCCCGCTATTACAAAGGTGCGGTTGTAAGGCTTAACGTAAACCATTATACGTTTAAGCAACTGCCAGTCGAATGCTTTACCTGTTACTTTAGACATTAGCCAATGAGTGAATTATTGAAGGAGTGAATGAGTGATTTGTTCTTCGCTTCCATTCCAGATGCAAAGTTAGCCATATTTTAAAATTCGAAATTAAACATTCGAATTTCGACATTTTACAGATATGGATACTTCACTTCTGTTAAATACAAACCACAGGCAGGCACCGATGTTCCGGCGTTGCTACGGTTTTTACTTTCGATGATAGTACGGATGCCTTCGGGCTCAATTTCTCTACGACCAACCATCATACACGTACCCACAATGGCCCGAACCATATTCCGCAAAAACCTATCGGCCGATATATGAAACACCAACCCATCATTATGATGAATCCACTTGGCCAGCACAATTTTACAGTTATTGGTAAACACCTGCGTATTCGATTTACTAAAACAACTAAAATCAGTGTACTCCATCAATATATCAGCCGCTTTATTCATCGCCTCCACATCCAACTTCCCTTTTACCTGCCACGAATAATTTTGTTTAAACGGATCTTTTTGAAAATGTATATGGTATTCGTA contains the following coding sequences:
- a CDS encoding ABC transporter ATP-binding protein, which encodes MSKVTGKAFDWQLLKRIMVYVKPYNRTFVIAGLLTVFLAVITLVQPMLMEIGLDKYILAGNYNGLVFIVALMITQLGIQTVAQYYQTYLTNALGQSVIRDLRIHVFNHVMSLRLKYFDRTPIGMLITRTVSDLETIADIFSEGLISIAGDMLLLVSIIGYMLMQDWKLTLITLIPLPFLLGATYVFKEAIKSSFQDVRTHVAALNTFLQEHISGISIIQYFSREAQEMRKFNAVNEKYRDANIRSNWYYSIFFPVVEIFMACSIGLLVWYGCKRILSDQTMASITAEGQGITPGKILAFITLLNLLFRPIRQLADKFNTLQMGMVGADRIFKVLDTDEVAPNNGTINSGALKGQIDFKNVWFAYNDDNWVLKNINFSIQPGQTLALVGATGAGKSSTINILNRFYEIGQGSVHVDGVDIKDYELNFLRSQIATVIQDVFLFSDTIANNISLNNPSITREQIVEAATNVGAHEFIERLPGGYDYNVMERGATLSAGQAQLISFVRALVYNPAILVLDEATSSVDTETEILIQNAIDKLMDGRTAIVIAHRLSTIQKADKIIVLDHGEIKEMGSHQELLRIEDGYYRKLYDLQFNSAGIDRG
- the truA gene encoding tRNA pseudouridine(38-40) synthase TruA is translated as MAYLQRYFLELAYDGTHYHGWQVQPNAISVQQKLNEALAILLRQPVETLGAGRTDTGVHARQLFVHLDVQASQSPEGGADAMGSEQSSNSPFKGSGGRGLRLESLNALLPHDIAVKRIIPIHADAHARFDATQRSYEYHIHFQKDPFKQNYSWQVKGKLDVEAMNKAADILMEYTDFSCFSKSNTQVFTNNCKIVLAKWIHHNDGLVFHISADRFLRNMVRAIVGTCMMVGRREIEPEGIRTIIESKNRSNAGTSVPACGLYLTEVKYPYL